In one window of Pseudodesulfovibrio sediminis DNA:
- a CDS encoding recombinase family protein — protein sequence MSTIFAYCRVSTLDQDATMQEEAIRKAYPNAVIRSEKVSGTSMKGRDKLDLLLESVEEGDKLVVWKLDRLARDMHDLLKIVDLLKTKGAHLEILDQKIDTSTSTGTAFLQLLGVFAEFETNLRKERQAAGIAKAKRDNPEKYAGRKASFDKDTIKGMLDEGMSQAAISRKLGCSTKTVQRVKVSF from the coding sequence ATGTCCACTATTTTCGCATACTGCCGTGTTTCCACTCTGGACCAAGATGCAACCATGCAGGAGGAGGCAATTAGAAAGGCTTACCCCAATGCTGTGATTCGCTCGGAAAAGGTCAGTGGTACTTCCATGAAAGGCCGGGACAAGCTGGACTTACTTTTGGAGAGTGTCGAGGAAGGCGATAAACTGGTAGTCTGGAAACTGGATAGGCTGGCCCGTGACATGCACGACCTCCTGAAGATCGTGGACCTCTTGAAGACCAAGGGAGCGCACTTGGAGATTTTGGACCAGAAAATTGACACCAGCACTTCAACGGGTACGGCTTTCCTGCAACTGTTGGGTGTTTTCGCTGAATTTGAAACGAATCTTCGCAAGGAACGCCAAGCAGCCGGGATAGCGAAGGCCAAGCGGGATAATCCTGAGAAGTACGCAGGGAGGAAGGCGAGCTTCGACAAGGATACAATCAAGGGGATGCTTGATGAAGGTATGAGCCAAGCCGCAATTTCTCGGAAGTTAGGCTGTAGCACGAAGACGGTTCAACGTGTGAAGGTATCGTTTTAG
- a CDS encoding reverse transcriptase family protein, producing the protein MKWKQFLVTPHDEVCPLIGLKSPNSLARILGYSLDHLNEVCESIPSFYRKKEITKKDGSARVLSVPSAPLRRIQSAILRHLSKFELHPAAYGAVKKRCHVDNAKQHAAAPFVYCLDFSSFFPSISSRRIYELFIQQLQCSPPVAGVLSKLTTYKYKLPTGSPTSPVLANILCQPLDVRLGNLSDAHNVVYTRFIDDLTFSGRVIPEEFMLKAKEIVESFGLKLNEGKEELFTPMNGKLVTGVNVNNKKIRVSRDYKRSVRAQKHQLELFEEYMTPSEIKKEESRVVGKDQYIKMVKTR; encoded by the coding sequence ATGAAATGGAAACAATTTCTTGTGACGCCGCATGATGAAGTTTGCCCTTTAATTGGACTTAAAAGTCCGAACTCATTAGCCAGAATCCTTGGCTATTCCCTCGACCATTTGAATGAAGTTTGTGAAAGTATTCCTAGCTTTTATAGGAAGAAGGAAATCACAAAGAAAGATGGTTCTGCCAGAGTCCTTTCCGTGCCGTCTGCTCCATTGCGCAGGATTCAATCTGCAATTCTGAGGCATTTAAGTAAATTTGAGTTACATCCCGCAGCTTATGGGGCAGTAAAGAAAAGATGCCACGTAGATAATGCAAAGCAACATGCGGCTGCTCCCTTTGTTTATTGCTTGGACTTTAGCTCCTTCTTCCCTTCTATTTCTTCAAGACGTATTTATGAGCTGTTTATTCAACAATTGCAGTGCTCTCCTCCTGTCGCAGGTGTGCTGTCCAAGCTGACAACATACAAATACAAACTACCAACAGGGTCTCCAACAAGTCCTGTATTAGCCAATATTCTGTGTCAGCCTTTAGATGTAAGACTGGGTAACCTTTCAGATGCTCATAATGTAGTTTACACACGATTCATTGATGATCTTACTTTTTCAGGTAGAGTTATTCCTGAAGAATTCATGCTCAAAGCCAAAGAAATAGTAGAATCATTTGGGCTGAAGCTGAATGAAGGAAAAGAAGAACTCTTCACTCCAATGAATGGGAAACTGGTCACTGGAGTCAACGTGAATAATAAGAAGATTAGGGTTTCAAGGGATTACAAACGATCAGTCCGTGCTCAGAAACACCAGTTAGAACTGTTTGAAGAATACATGACTCCCAGTGAAATTAAGAAAGAAGAAAGTAGAGTCGTTGGAAAAGATCAGTACATTAAGATGGTTAAGACTAGGTGA
- a CDS encoding helix-turn-helix domain-containing protein, producing the protein MTIGKLIKTIRASQGLSQGYMAGCLGISQNYLSLVESGKKTMSAKLIEALAVLIGVSKELIYIVASEVPVELSDKERGDFIKLQKNMFSIITYEMETISCDAA; encoded by the coding sequence ATGACGATCGGCAAATTGATTAAAACTATTCGGGCAAGCCAAGGCCTTTCTCAAGGTTACATGGCAGGTTGCTTGGGTATCTCTCAGAACTACTTATCTCTCGTAGAGAGTGGTAAGAAGACAATGAGTGCAAAGCTCATAGAAGCTCTTGCTGTATTGATAGGAGTTTCGAAAGAGTTGATTTACATTGTAGCAAGTGAAGTTCCTGTAGAACTTTCAGACAAAGAACGAGGAGACTTTATTAAGCTTCAGAAGAATATGTTTTCAATAATCACTTATGAAATGGAAACAATTTCTTGTGACGCCGCATGA